The genomic window CCGCCACATTGTCCGTCGCCGCCGACATGGCCAAGCACGCGGTCCCCGGCTGCGGCTGTACGAACGCGTTCTTCGCTTTCAGGGTGATCACGGCGCCGCCGCCAAACCCCAGCGTCACTTCCGGGAACAGCTTCTCCAGCACCCAGTCCTGAATCGTCCCGCCCACGTCGTAGCACAGGTCCAGCAGCTTCTCCGGGGACGGCTTCCGCTGGAGCTTGATGTTCTTCGTGAGCTCTCCCACGATCGggtccagcagcgccttgtcgagGAACGTCAGTGGCGTACCGGAGTCGACGATGACGGGGGACCGCTTCGGAGGTACGATGGTCGAGTTCCCGATCTTGACGGACGTGAGCAGGATGGTGTAGTAAGCGTCCACGGCCGAGGGGATCAGCGGCGTGGTCACCGCGCCCGGCTCCGTCACGGCGGCGCGGGCGCCGAAGTTGATGATGGAGGAGGCGTTGACGGAGAAGGGCGCGAGGCAGTACGAGAACCTCCGGCCGAGCGATGTCGCCGCGCCGATCTGGTTGATGAGGGAGATGTTCCCGGCGCCCAGGCCGACATTGCCGGCCAAGAGGAACGGGTTGCCGCCGTTCGTGTTCTTGATGCAGCCGAAGTTGACTCTGGTCAGTTGCAGCTGCGGACGTTCGCGGCATCCAACACAGCCGCCGGGAGCGTCGTCGAAGGTGAAGGTCTCGGTGGAGAGGATGCCGTCTGTCGTGGAGCCGTCGCCGTAGGAGAAGTGGTACTGGCAGATGGAGTTGGCGTCGCAGGAGGTGCCGCGGACCGCGTGGCACGAGGGCAACCGGCAGGCCACGAGGCcgtaggacgacgaggaggacgtgTCGAACACGTAGCTCACCGGCGCGGCCCCAGCGGCTGGCGGAGGACCGGAGGTCCCGTTGGTGCATTTGAACGACACGAGGTTGCTGCCGGTGCTGACGATGGCGAGCATCCGGGTGCGCGGCGTGCCGATGTTGACGTACATCAGGTACTCGTACGGACTGGACCTGATCTCGGCCACGCCGCCGGAAGGATCGCCGACGGCGTACGAGTGCGCCGCGGAACGCCGCACGGCGGCAAGCACGCGGTCGTGGGAGGTGAGCGACGGGTCGTGTAGCGGCGACTTGGGAGAGTCCCGGTGGATGAACTCCACACTAAACCCGCCGCCGACGTACGCCGTGCACAGGCACAGCTGCGCCGTCAGGACGACGCCAAGGAGCAACAGCGCTCGCCATGTCGTACCCGCCATTGTGTCCTAAGTCTTCTGCTCAGTATTTAGCTCTACACCCGGTCGGTTGCTAATGGCCTCCTCTGCTGCTGGTGCAGTATTAATAGGGGCATGCGGAGACGAATGTGGTAAGCAAGAATGGCTAATTTCCTGCAATAGTAACTTGATTGGAGAGAGATTAATTAGAGATTTGAAGGCGGTAATTAGGTTCGTGCTAAATGATTATTAGTGATCAGTGAGACAGGGCGCGCGCTGATTTAGTCTTTTCCTCCGCCAGAAAATGGCAGGGACATTAAATCTTTCAGAAACGGCAATGGTTAAACTGCATGATTTTCTCCTATTCTTTTTCTTTATCATGTTCTCCTCTGACCTTATTTCATAATTCTCTTACGTTTTCCTTGTGAAAAAAGTGATTCTATCACTATAGGAAAAACATATTTTGCCTTGTGTTTCTCGGTACGTCAAGGGTATTATATTGGCTACTCGGCTTATGGCCCTCTAAGAAGTGTGTCGACACCAAGACGATGTCTCGGCATACCACTACGTACGCGGCATGACTCGAAAACACTCAGCATAAAGTTAAGGTATTCAATATTGGATTTGATTCACAATTTTGATTGGGGCAATGATTTCTCAAATTAATCGGCAACAACCAGCCTAAAAAACCTATCAGTCCCATGCATCCTCTCAACACCTAAAGAAAGAAGCGCTAACATGTGACATTGTAGCGCCATGCGGCCACCAACACCGGGAACTTCCCGAAATAAGTATGAATTGATTAGCACATCATAGAATCATGCTGCCAAGAAAGCGCACTAAAACACTGTGTTATAAGAAAAAAAAATATTCCTCATGCGCCAACCCAAATAATAGACATTTTTAAAGAGAAAATTCCAACAACACCAGCGACAGAACAAAGTGCACACAATCCTTTTTTTAAGGGTGACACGACCCTTCTAATATATACTACATCTGTAGTAGCTAGCATTCCTGCAATTTTTATTCCATTATTTTTGTGCTTGGAGTTGAGTTGTTTGGTTTCAGATTTGCTAGATAGAACTGTTGAGAGCTGTGAGTACCAAATTTGTCAGCATGTTATTTTAtgtttttcatttttatttatCGTTTTGCCTCCATGCACTCTTCTCCGCTGAACTATTCATGAAACACTGATGTAGAGGCACGGGCATCTTGAACAATTCCACATATGATTCTAAGAAAAAATAAAGTAGCAAATGCTTAGTTGTTTTACATCAAGAATTatatctactatatctaaatatGAGCTCCCCACCACCTGATTTTCCTGCCCTCACAATCAGCCACGTCACCTCGAATTCGTTCAACCGTTTGATTGATCATGTGTGGTTAGATTTGCATTCAACCACCAGCAGTCCATCCCCGCGTCCGCTCCACCATCCCGCGCCTTCCTCGGCTGCTCACCTCCCAAAAAAGGCTAACACAGCGGCCAGATCATGCACAGCCTTCCGTTCCCCTTCCACTCCTCCTGCTTTAATTCCCACCCAGTCCGACCTCCCTGCTATCTTCTTGATTCGCCTAATAAATATGCCACAGGTGCAAGATGTGCACCCCTCCCGCACTTGGCAGTCCATGCCAAATCCGCTGCCGCTCCGCTTATTCGAGAGAGAGACAAAAAGGATAGGGCATCTGCGAGGAGAGAGAGAAGGCAGGGGTACTTGCGGCGGCGGCTGTGTCAATTGTGTAGAGAATTATGCAACTCACGATATATTGATCGGGTGCAatatgcacgtatatataagtacaaagGGTAGCCACGTCCTCAACTATACATGGAAGGAGGAGGGCTTGTTGTACAAGAAATACACATGTATTATCTACATctcaacacccccccgcagtcgaagcggcaccaTGATCGACGCAAAGACTGGATCAGAACTCCTCGAAAGACGTAGAAgacaagcccttggtcatgatgtcAGCAAACTGTTGGGACGTAGGGACATGTAGCACGCGTACATGACTAGGAGCTACCTGTTCCCGAACAAAGTGGATatcaatctcaatgtgcttggtgcgtcgacgatgaaccgggttggcggagaggtagaccgcagaaacattgtcacagtagacaaccgTGGCCTTGTCAACCGGAGACAAGAGCTCATGCAGCAGCTGACGAAGCCAGGTACACTCGGCGACGACGTTGGCAAGGGCGCGGTACTCCACTTCAGCACTGGAGCGGGAGACAacgggctgccgcttggacgaccaggaGATGAGTGATGGTCCAAGGTAGAAGCAATAACCAGAGGTCGAGCGGCGCGTGTCAGGGCAGTCGGCCCAATCGGCGTCAGAATAAGCCGTCAGATCCATAGATGATGAAGCCTGAAGTGACAACCCAAGATCCAAGGTGCCACGTATATAGCGCAGAATGCGCTTGACCACGGTCCAGTGAGCatcacgaggagcatgcatatggaggcacacctgctgcaCAGCGTACTGGAGCTCCGGACGAGTAagagtgaggtactgaagagcaccaacaatcGACCTGTAGAACGGAGCATCTGAAGCAGGGGAACCATCTATGGCAGAGAGCTTGGCCTTCATATCGACAGGTGTGGCAGCCGGTTTGCAATTAAGCATCCCGGCACGGTCCAGAAGCTCATGAgcatacttccgctgatgaagaaagaagccatctGCTCGACGAATAACCTCAATCCCGAGGAAATAGTGCAGAGGACCTAAGTCCTTAATGGCAAACTCGGCACGAAGACGATCAGTGAGCTATCGAAGAAGGGCAGTCGAGCATGCTGTcaagatgatgtcgtcgacatagagcagcaggAAAGCAGTAGCATCACCCTGGTGGTAGACAAACAGTGAAGCATCAGAGCGAGTGGAGCGGAAGCCAAGCTGAGTAACAAATGTTGCGATGCGCTGGTACTACGCGCGAGGAGCTTGCTTGAGCCCGTACAAAGACAGAGAGAGCAAACACACATGATCCGGAGAAGACTCATCAACGAACCCAGTCGGCTGCTGACATAACACCTGTTCCTCAAGATGACCATGAAGAAAGCATTCAAAACATCCATCTGGTGCACATGCCAGGGGCAAGAGACCGCTAGCTGAAGAACAGTCCGAATCGTCCCGGGTTTGACAACCGATGCGAAAGTGTCAGTGAAGTCAACACCTGCTCGTTGACAAAAACCCTGAACTACCCAACGGGCCTTGTGTCGGTCAAGAGTACCATCCGGATGAAACTTGTGCATGAACACCCACTTCCCGGTAATGATGTTGGCCCGAGGAGGACGGGGGACGAGCTGCCAAGTGTGATTTCGTTGCAATGTGTCAAATTCCTCCTTCATCGTGGCGAACCACATGGGGTCACGAAGCGCGGAATGGGGGAGGTCGGCAGGGGTGACGGTGACGAGGAAGACGTCAAAGCCATGCAGGTGTACTCATCCGGAGGGTAGCGAGTGCTCGGCCGATGGACACCCAGGCGCGACCGAGTGACAGGGCCAGCGGGTGGTGGCACAACAGCAGCCACCGGTGCCGGCGCCAAGCCCGACGGTGAAGAGGCCGGCGACACGCCCGGCTGCGAAGaagccggcaacggcgccagaaatgagcttgatgtctactacacaaccttcttcttgtagacgttgttgggcctgcaagtgcacatgtttgtaggacagtagcaaatttccctcaagtggatgacctaaggtttatcaatccgtgggaggcgtaggatgaagatggtctctctcaaacaaccctgcaaccaaataacaaagagtctcttgtgtccccaacacacccaatacaatggtaaattgtataggtgcactagttcagcgaagagatagtgatacaagtgcaaaatagatagtagaaataggtttttgtaatctgaaataataaaaacagcaaggtaactaatgataaaagtgagcgtaaacggtattgcaatgataggaaacaaggcctagggttcagactttcactagtgcatgttctctcaacaataataacatagatagatcatataacaatccctcaacatgcaacaaagagtcactccaaagccactaatagcagagaacaaacgtagagattatggtagggtacgaaaccacctcaaagttattctttcggatcgatctattaaagagttcgtactagaataacaccttaagacacaaatccaccaaaaccctaatgtcacctagatactccattgtcacctcaagcatccgtgggcatgattatacgatatgcatcacacaatctcagattcatccaaccaacacaaagtacttcaaagagtgccccaaagtttctatcgtagagtcaagaaaacgtgtgccaacccctatgcataggttcatgggcagaacccgcaagttggtcaccaaaacatacatcaagtggcacgtgaaatcccattgtcaccacagataaacacggcaagacatacatcaagtgttctcaaataaagactcaatccgacaagataacttcgaagggaaaactcaatccattacaagagagtagagggggagaaacatcataagatccaactataatagcaaagctcgcgatacatcaagatcgtgccatagagagaacacgagagagagagagagagatcaaacacataggtactagtacataccctcagccccgagggtgaactactccctcctcgtcatggagagcgccgggatgatgaagatggccaccggtgatgggttccccctccggcagggtgccggaatgggctcctgagaggtttttggtggctacagaggcttgcggtggcgaaactcccgatctatcttctccctggatgttagggtacgtgggactatataggcgaaataagtcggtcagggggtgctcgaggggcccacgagacaggggggacgctcactagggaggggggcgccctcctatctcctggtatcctcgaggatcttctgacgtgaactccaagtctccaggatcataatcttccaaaaaatcacgctgccgaaggtttcattccgtttggactccgtttgatattccttttcttcgaaatactgaaacaggcaataaaacagcaatatgggctgggcctccgattaataggttagtcccaaaagtaatacaaaagtgtataatgaagccgataatcattcaaaacagataggataatagcatgaatgcttcataaattatagatacgttggagaggtatcagcatccccaagcttaattcctactcgtcctcgagtaggtaaatgataaaagcaagaatttatgaagtgtgaatgccagaaggtgcacaagtttgatcaataataatttctatcaccttttctagcatgataatatgtcataacagtagttcatctcataaaacttctcacgataaagtaacaagcaattcacatgtcaaagcatagaccataaactttcttgaaaactagcaaacttcattctcaatcattcaaacaattgcaattcatcttattttcaggaatatcaaactccacatactcaactatcatatagtcttctacaattgctaacactcacgcaatactaatggttatggagtctcaattggacactgagaaagataggggcttatagtgttgcctcccaatgtattcacctttgggtgatgtcaacaataatagttcatgctaacttacatccaattggatatatatatatcatgatcttcccaatgcgaggagcttgccaaaggataaaataaaaaagggaaaggtgaagatcaccttgactcttgcataaaagtaaaagatagtcccttcgcagagggaagcagaggttgtcatgcgcttttagggttggatgcacaaaatcttaatgcgaataaacatcactttatattgcacttgcatatggacctttattatgcagtccgtcgcttttattgcttccataacaagatcctataaagctattttcttcacaccaaaagatcatacatatttagagagcaatttttattgcttgcaccgatgacaacttacttgaaggatcttactcaatccataggtaggtatggtggactctcatggcaaaactgggtttaaggatatttggaagcacaagtagtatctctacttagtgcaaggaattttggctagcatgagggggaaaggcaaactcaacatgtttgaatgatccatgacaatatactttaactgagatgccggaaaacataacccattacgttgtcttgtttgtccaacatcaactctttagcatgtcatacttaatgaatgctcccaattataaaagatgtctaggatagtatatttatatgtggaatatctcttccttcaatattctttcatgaattgttcaaatgaccaatacgatgcttgctaaccttcaataaatttacaacctctacttcttagatgtgaagtcattactccccatggtataagaaaatgaaacataaataatttcagatttatgacaatcaactcattcaaccatttactcataggatataagtgaagcacacgagtaaatgacaaactactcaaaaaaaagtgaagatcaatgagtagctaaataattatgtaactatgcaaagactctctctcatttaagaatttcaaatcttggtattgtattcaaacagcaagcaaaacaaaataaaatgacattgcaaggatagcacaactcatgtgaagaagcaaaaacttagactCAACCGATACtagccgatagttgttgaagaagaaaggtgggatgcctaccgaggcattcccaagcttagatgcttgagacttcttgaaatattatcttggggtgccttgggcatccccaagcttgaacttttgtgtctccttaattcctctcatctcatggtttctctatttctcaaaagcttcatccacaacaaactcaacaagaactcgtgagataggttagtataaaccaatgcaaaaccttatcattttctactgtaataaatcactaaaattattattcaaaattgcatactaaatgcctctgcatatttaatactcctatccttaaatagaatcattaaacaagcaaacatatgcaaacaatgcaaacataacagcaatctgtcaaaacagtacagtatgtaaagaatgcaagattcatcatacttccctaactccaaaaattatgaaataaaattcccactgtagtaaatttatcagatcttaatatgcaaaaagtttcaacattataccattctctgaattttctaggaatatttgcaacagcggtaaactttctgttttcaaacagcaacatgtatactagcaaaataagcaaggtaaaggctatacttgacatttttattgaaactaaagatgcaatacattattataaataacagcaagcaaatactaacaaaataaaatgacgctccaagcaaaacacatatcatgtggtgaataaaaatatagctccaagtaaagttaccgatgaacaaagacgaaagaggggatgccatccggggcatccccaagcttaggctcttggttgttcctgaatattaccttggggtgcattgggcatccccaagcttagtatattgcccctccttattccatagtccatcaaatccctactcaaaacttgaaaactccacaacacaaaactcaacagaaaactcgtaagctccgttagtataagaaaataaaaccaccacttaggtactgtaatgaactcattcttaattcatattggtgtaatatctactgtattccaacttatctatggtttataaactattttactagccatagatgcatcaaaataagcaaacaacacatagaaaacagaatatgtcaaaaacagaatagtatgtagaaatctgtatcaaacgtatacttatggaactccaaaaattctaccaaattaggaagtcctaaggaATTTGtataccaatccatagcaaaagaatcagatcataatcacgtttctgtgaattaacaaaactaatttactgggtgcaaaattttctgattctcagcaggatcaacacaactatccccgtaagctatcctaaaggtcttacttggcactttattgaaacaaaagctataaaacatgattactacagtagcataatcatgtgtacatacaaaaacagtaaggataaatatttggttgtctcccaacaagcacttttctttaatgcctttctagctaggcatgatgatgacaatgatgctcacataaaagataagaattgaaacataacgggagcatcatgaagcatatgactagcacatttaagcctcacccacttcctatgcatagggattttgtgatcaaacaacttatgtgaacaataatcaacaatcataggaaggcaaagcaagcataacttcaaaactttaagcacatagaggggaaacttgatattattgcaattcctacaagcatatattcctccctcataataatttttagtagcatcatgaatgaattcaacaatataactagaacctaaggcattcttttcatgatctacaagcatagaaaattcactactctccacataagcaaaattcttctcattcagaatagtgggagtatcataagagacttgaacactaaaatttgtttccacattaaaagagcaatgttcagaaaaagggtaatcataatcatgacaagatttgtaaataatcatcactactttttataagataagtttcatcacaataatcatcataagtagcaacttcattctcataataattgattgaaacctctcccaagatagtggaatcactaaataaagttgtcactcttccaaatccactttcgtattcatcacaataaaattcaacatcctccaaaatagtgcgatcactacttcctaaagttgacactcttccaaacccactttcatcaatataatcatcatgcgtaagaggcatgctatcatcataacaactttgcatatcaaaacttgggatgctaaaaatatcatcttcattaaacatagcatccccaagcttgggacaaacattaatttcagcaaataaattctcaaatatttcatcctcatcaaacataggttccccaagcttgggctctttcatatcataagcataatcactcatcattaatagtatggatagcaccaatagtatagcaattatcatcatcacaatgagtagtaggagcaacatcatttgggagggatacctttctacctttgttgccccttcttttctttttcttcttaacattatgtgtgggttcaaccttcctttttgagctccttattgacgagattggttgaatagaaagctcctcctcgttacttgattcattataagaaataataggaggatattgggaagtctcttccctttcattagtattctcatcatcttctatttgctttcttttctttaggtaattggcaatataaggatcttcaatgcaattctccgcacaaaacatataaatcgcttctagatcaatatcaaggaaatgctcaagattaaattctggaataggcttagttaaacgtttcaactctccataacccaaaagcaaactaagttcattataatgtgcaagggaaatcaaatcatcacaatttttggacacgtttcggtcatgaaacaatttgcattggagatgtaaatgaccacgttcattgcaaagttcacaagtaaggcaaaggaattttaaattttcagcactcacatctagcatttcttgcaaccatttagtttctaaatgcgtatgcctcttgcaataaatatcttctctatttggtgtgttcatgcaaacatgcactccacaaaaatcaacatgcttataggagacattttcatcataactagtgcaatcatcattagtactatggatattcaaagagttcatactaacaacattgcaatcatgctcatcattcaaagatttagtaccaagcattttaatgcattcttcctctagcacttgagcacaattttcctttccatcatactcacgaaagatattaaaaagatgaagcgtatgagacaagcttaactccatttatttttgtagttttcttttataaactaaactagtgataaaataagaaacaaaaagattcgattgcaagatctaaagatattccttcaagcactcacctccccggcaacggcgccagaaaagagcttgatgtccactacacaaccttcttcttgtagacgttgttgggcctggaagtgcacaggtttgtaggacagtagcaaatttccctcaagtggatgacctaaggtttatcaatccgtgggaggcgtaggatgaagatggtgtctctcaaacaaccctgcaaccaaataacaaagagtctcttgtgtccccaacacacccaatacaatggtaaattgtataggtgcactagtttggagaAGAGGTAGTGATACAAGtgaaaaatagatagtagatataggtttttgtaatatgaaataataaaaacagcaaggtaactaatgataaaagtgagcgtaaacggtattgcaatgataggaaacaaggcctagggttcatactttcacttgtgcaagttacctcaacaataataacatagatagatcatataacaatccctcaacatgcaacaaagagtcactccaaagccactaatagcggagaacaaacgtagagattatggtagggtacgaaaccacctcaaagttattctttcggattgatctattaaagagttcgtactagaataacaccttaagacacaaatcaaccaaaaccctaatc from Triticum aestivum cultivar Chinese Spring chromosome 3B, IWGSC CS RefSeq v2.1, whole genome shotgun sequence includes these protein-coding regions:
- the LOC123065035 gene encoding aspartic proteinase CDR1-like, encoding MAGTTWRALLLLGVVLTAQLCLCTAYVGGGFSVEFIHRDSPKSPLHDPSLTSHDRVLAAVRRSAAHSYAVGDPSGGVAEIRSSPYEYLMYVNIGTPRTRMLAIVSTGSNLVSFKCTNGTSGPPPAAGAAPVSYVFDTSSSSSYGLVACRLPSCHAVRGTSCDANSICQYHFSYGDGSTTDGILSTETFTFDDAPGGCVGCRERPQLQLTRVNFGCIKNTNGGNPFLLAGNVGLGAGNISLINQIGAATSLGRRFSYCLAPFSVNASSIINFGARAAVTEPGAVTTPLIPSAVDAYYTILLTSVKIGNSTIALLDPIVGELTKNIKLQRKPSPEKLLDLCYDVGGTIQDWVLEKLFPEVTLGFGGGAVITLKAKNAFVQPQPGTACLAMSAATDNVAVIGNIAQQNFWVGFDLDKGAITFAAADCAKSYPSPPASNQLE